From the Gallaecimonas mangrovi genome, one window contains:
- a CDS encoding VanZ family protein encodes MQAVLLSPRTYQLLLALAVVTTALFAITKGSYPQPGGDKTVHATTFFVLSLLSFGAWRRSYWQQWLGLAAYGGLIELVQWYIPYRDANIFDWCADLVGMAIAYTLIFAAKRWAK; translated from the coding sequence ATGCAGGCTGTGCTGCTCTCACCCCGAACCTATCAACTACTGCTGGCACTGGCGGTTGTTACCACGGCCCTTTTTGCCATCACCAAAGGCAGTTATCCGCAGCCAGGTGGTGACAAAACCGTACACGCCACCACCTTTTTTGTATTAAGCCTGCTGAGCTTTGGTGCCTGGCGCCGCAGTTACTGGCAGCAATGGTTAGGCCTTGCTGCCTATGGCGGCCTGATTGAATTAGTGCAGTGGTATATTCCCTACCGTGACGCCAACATCTTTGACTGGTGTGCCGACCTGGTTGGCATGGCTATCGCCTATACGCTGATTTTCGCTGCGAAACGATGGGCAAAGTAG
- a CDS encoding DUF2214 family protein, whose product MEDIFIRYLHFLGIMVIMATLVTEHLLLGKTVDQAQLKTLARVHLVYWLGVLVVLVAGLLLWLVVGKPATFYTTNGFFHAKLTLFVLMAIMGMAPGGFYAKAKKSQDSSVVVSKGVMMVLRTQLLLMLILPLLGCLIARGVGLGN is encoded by the coding sequence ATGGAAGATATCTTTATTCGTTACCTACATTTTCTCGGCATTATGGTGATCATGGCGACACTGGTTACCGAGCATTTGTTGCTGGGGAAAACGGTTGACCAAGCGCAATTAAAAACGCTGGCGCGTGTTCACCTTGTTTATTGGCTAGGTGTTTTAGTGGTCCTGGTTGCCGGTTTATTACTGTGGCTGGTGGTGGGTAAGCCTGCAACCTTTTACACCACCAATGGTTTTTTTCACGCCAAACTGACCTTGTTTGTGCTGATGGCCATTATGGGTATGGCGCCAGGTGGTTTTTACGCCAAAGCCAAGAAGAGCCAAGACAGCAGTGTTGTTGTGAGTAAAGGCGTGATGATGGTGCTGCGCACGCAGTTGCTGCTGATGCTGATATTGCCGTTATTAGGCTGCTTGATTGCCCGCGGTGTGGGTTTAGGCAATTAA
- a CDS encoding peptidylprolyl isomerase gives MKKLIAACLFLCAFTAHAAAVKTADLQPDNLFPRVKMETNYGTFVVELDRTKAPITVNNFLRYVVDGTYNNTIFHRVIKGFVVQGGGFTLKGAPVKTRKPIFNESGNGLKNTLGSIAMAREDDPHSATSQFFFNMGNNDGLNPSTRHWGYTVFGDIMSGMSVLEKIEKVPTQYDSNVGDQDVPTAPVILEKATLIKQK, from the coding sequence ATGAAAAAGCTGATCGCGGCCTGCCTGTTCCTGTGCGCCTTTACCGCCCACGCAGCGGCTGTAAAAACCGCTGACCTACAACCCGACAACCTCTTTCCCCGAGTCAAAATGGAAACCAACTACGGCACTTTTGTTGTTGAGCTGGACAGAACCAAGGCGCCTATCACGGTGAATAACTTTCTGCGTTATGTGGTTGATGGCACCTACAACAACACTATTTTTCACCGTGTTATCAAAGGCTTTGTCGTGCAAGGCGGCGGCTTTACCCTTAAAGGCGCACCGGTGAAAACCCGCAAGCCGATATTTAACGAATCCGGTAATGGCCTTAAAAATACCTTAGGCAGTATCGCCATGGCCCGAGAAGATGACCCGCACTCTGCGACTAGCCAATTTTTCTTCAATATGGGAAATAATGATGGCTTAAACCCCAGCACTCGGCACTGGGGCTACACTGTATTTGGCGACATAATGAGCGGCATGTCGGTGTTGGAAAAAATTGAAAAAGTCCCCACGCAATATGACAGTAATGTCGGTGACCAAGACGTACCCACAGCGCCGGTTATTCTTGAAAAGGCCACACTCATCAAACAGAAATGA
- a CDS encoding YajG family lipoprotein: MRYLLLAALLLAGCASTPQYALLDPQAANVTKAANLLPIQFEFQDSRADQSVIHMPKNVLSNDSGLDQRIASRLREGLKAKGFTLAPDADAKLIVSLVKLSSVVNKGFASYKSEQQVVMIAKVEKGNHTMTKRFTSNGSFEAPFGPDIGRLEEELNNLTTQTMTSLLSDPQITQLLSN, translated from the coding sequence ATGAGATATCTGCTTTTGGCCGCCTTACTGCTTGCCGGCTGCGCCAGTACCCCTCAATACGCCTTGCTTGATCCGCAAGCGGCTAACGTGACCAAAGCCGCCAACTTGCTTCCAATCCAGTTTGAGTTTCAAGATAGCCGTGCCGACCAAAGCGTAATTCACATGCCGAAAAACGTGCTCAGTAACGATTCAGGCCTCGACCAGCGCATTGCCAGCCGTTTGCGCGAAGGATTAAAAGCCAAGGGGTTTACGTTGGCGCCTGATGCCGATGCCAAACTGATCGTCAGCTTGGTTAAATTAAGCTCGGTAGTGAATAAGGGCTTTGCCAGCTATAAAAGCGAACAACAGGTGGTGATGATAGCCAAAGTCGAAAAAGGCAATCACACCATGACCAAACGCTTTACCAGCAATGGTAGTTTTGAAGCCCCCTTTGGCCCAGACATTGGCCGCTTAGAGGAAGAACTCAATAATCTCACTACCCAAACCATGACCTCCTTGTTAAGCGATCCGCAGATAACGCAGCTATTGAGTAACTGA
- a CDS encoding methyltransferase, protein MSSLCDHFTKLERFSGNPKDDLQAWDSADEYLLQSILPQSLDRQRPILILGDNFGALSCALAHFPVHTVTDSVVSHNAIHQNLAALGLTANICSPLAPWPEAPQLVIARLPKQLSLLEWWLAKLKPLLRADSLVLFAGKDRDIPASAEALLQRYIGPTERLLGWKKARAFTCKSDDKTALPLPAPVSWALENTEFTLSHQANVFSRQSLDIGARLLLANMPEGQFNRVIDLGCGNGVLALMMASRYPDAQYTLVDESYLAVASAEQNLQQNLPAVKVECIANDCLNGFAANSTDLVLCNPPFHQQQLVTDHIAWQMFKDARKVLRKGGQLWIVGNRHLNYHLKLKRLFGGCQLVASDRKFVVLKAIKK, encoded by the coding sequence GTGTCCTCTTTGTGCGATCATTTCACTAAACTCGAACGTTTCTCCGGTAATCCCAAGGACGACTTGCAAGCATGGGACAGTGCTGATGAATACCTGCTGCAAAGCATACTGCCCCAAAGCCTCGACCGTCAGCGGCCAATTTTAATTTTGGGTGACAACTTCGGCGCCCTAAGCTGCGCCTTGGCGCATTTTCCAGTGCACACCGTTACCGATTCGGTTGTGAGCCACAATGCCATTCACCAGAACCTCGCCGCACTGGGCCTTACTGCCAACATTTGCTCGCCTCTGGCCCCGTGGCCAGAGGCCCCGCAGCTGGTTATCGCCCGGCTCCCAAAACAATTGTCACTGCTGGAATGGTGGCTTGCCAAACTCAAACCGCTCTTGCGCGCCGACAGCCTGGTGCTGTTTGCAGGTAAAGACAGGGACATTCCTGCCTCCGCTGAAGCCTTATTGCAGCGCTATATAGGCCCAACCGAACGCCTGTTAGGTTGGAAGAAAGCCCGCGCTTTCACCTGTAAAAGTGATGATAAAACGGCGCTACCTTTGCCAGCGCCAGTCAGCTGGGCATTGGAGAATACTGAATTTACTCTTAGCCACCAAGCTAACGTCTTTTCACGCCAAAGCTTGGATATTGGTGCGCGGCTGCTGCTCGCCAATATGCCCGAAGGCCAGTTTAACCGCGTGATTGATTTGGGCTGCGGTAACGGCGTGTTGGCGTTGATGATGGCCAGCCGCTACCCCGACGCCCAATACACACTGGTAGACGAGTCCTATTTAGCCGTGGCTTCTGCCGAGCAGAACTTGCAGCAAAATTTACCGGCGGTAAAAGTCGAATGCATTGCCAATGATTGCCTCAACGGCTTTGCCGCTAACAGCACCGACTTGGTGCTCTGCAACCCGCCTTTTCACCAACAACAGCTAGTGACCGACCATATTGCCTGGCAGATGTTTAAAGACGCGCGCAAGGTACTGAGAAAAGGTGGCCAGTTGTGGATAGTGGGCAACCGCCACCTTAACTACCACCTTAAGCTCAAGCGTCTTTTTGGTGGCTGCCAGTTGGTGGCCTCTGACCGTAAATTTGTGGTGCTTAAAGCGATTAAAAAGTAA
- a CDS encoding alpha-ketoglutarate-dependent dioxygenase AlkB family protein, whose translation MIAQRGHGKIPKPIKLHFDTLAQSVQPSIPPDMLGLWPSLLSTADATLCFDRLLSELDWAQPELTVFGKNHPIPRMQSWLGDPAAHYTYSSRAFAPHPWHPLLKEWALALSAFLNQPFNSVLANYYRDGNDKMGWHSDDEAELGPAPVIAMVSLGAERELAFRTRTNSQSFKVSLPSGSLLVMGAGLQQRWQHGLPSRARVSTGRISLTFRQIFPLSQGK comes from the coding sequence ATGATCGCACAAAGAGGACACGGGAAAATTCCGAAACCAATAAAGCTGCATTTTGACACATTGGCGCAGTCTGTTCAGCCTTCTATCCCACCGGACATGCTGGGTTTATGGCCGTCACTGCTGTCTACTGCTGATGCCACTCTTTGCTTTGACAGGCTACTGAGCGAGCTTGATTGGGCACAACCTGAACTCACGGTGTTCGGAAAAAATCATCCAATACCCCGCATGCAATCCTGGCTGGGCGATCCTGCTGCGCACTATACTTATTCCTCTCGTGCTTTTGCGCCACACCCCTGGCATCCGCTGCTCAAGGAATGGGCTTTAGCCCTATCGGCTTTTTTAAATCAGCCATTCAATTCGGTGCTGGCTAACTATTATCGTGACGGTAACGACAAAATGGGTTGGCACAGTGACGATGAAGCCGAGTTGGGGCCTGCACCCGTTATCGCAATGGTGAGTTTAGGGGCAGAGCGGGAGTTGGCTTTTAGAACAAGAACCAACAGCCAATCTTTCAAGGTAAGCTTGCCAAGTGGCAGCCTACTGGTCATGGGGGCCGGATTGCAGCAAAGGTGGCAGCATGGACTGCCGAGCAGGGCGCGAGTGTCGACGGGCCGGATAAGCCTGACCTTTCGTCAGATCTTTCCCTTGAGTCAGGGAAAGTGA
- a CDS encoding AmpG family muropeptide MFS transporter — MTDISWWRLVFSRRMMLCVLTGFSSGLPLYFLFQLVPGWLKSQHIDLGTIGLLSLVQFPYTWKFIWSPLMDRLNLPLLGLRRGWLLVTQLGLLLTLASFALLSSANNMELVVIAAVLVAIFSASQDIVIDAFRREILADNELGLGNAIHVNAYRLAGLVPGSLSLILADHFPWSTVFVITAAFMGVGLLLTAIADEPEHERTPSTLEQAVIEPFKEFFQRSDFKSAIAILLFMVLYKLGDNMATALQTPFYMDMGYSLSDIGLVAKNAALWPSIIGGIIGGLAMVKIGINRSLWVFGVVQWLSILGYALLSYLAPEQRNLWWLAAVVGTEYLGVGLGAAALTAFIARSASRNYLATQLALLTALTAVPRVIANAGTGYMVEYMGWLHFFLFCAAIAIPGMLMLPKVAPWADKAN; from the coding sequence TTGACCGACATCTCCTGGTGGCGACTGGTTTTCAGCCGTCGCATGATGCTCTGTGTATTAACCGGTTTTTCATCTGGCCTGCCACTGTATTTTTTGTTTCAACTGGTCCCGGGCTGGCTGAAAAGTCAGCACATTGATTTAGGCACCATCGGTTTATTGTCCTTGGTGCAATTCCCCTACACCTGGAAATTTATCTGGTCGCCACTGATGGACAGGCTTAACCTGCCGCTGCTTGGCCTTCGCCGCGGTTGGTTGTTAGTAACCCAGCTGGGCTTACTGCTAACCCTGGCATCCTTTGCGTTGTTATCGTCGGCTAACAACATGGAATTGGTGGTCATCGCCGCTGTATTGGTGGCCATATTCTCTGCTTCGCAAGACATCGTTATTGACGCTTTTCGCCGGGAAATACTGGCCGACAACGAATTGGGCCTCGGTAATGCCATTCATGTTAACGCTTATCGTTTGGCAGGCCTGGTGCCTGGCTCGCTGTCACTGATCCTTGCCGACCACTTTCCTTGGTCAACGGTTTTTGTGATCACCGCCGCTTTTATGGGTGTCGGCCTGCTGCTTACCGCCATTGCCGACGAGCCAGAGCATGAACGCACCCCTAGTACCTTGGAACAAGCCGTCATTGAACCCTTTAAAGAGTTCTTCCAGCGCAGCGACTTTAAAAGCGCCATCGCCATTTTGCTGTTTATGGTGCTCTACAAGCTTGGCGACAACATGGCAACTGCACTGCAAACCCCTTTTTATATGGACATGGGCTATAGCCTTTCCGACATCGGGCTGGTTGCTAAAAATGCCGCGCTCTGGCCCAGCATTATCGGTGGCATTATTGGCGGCTTGGCCATGGTTAAAATTGGTATCAACCGGTCGCTGTGGGTGTTTGGTGTAGTGCAGTGGCTCAGTATTTTGGGCTACGCGCTGCTGTCTTATTTGGCACCGGAGCAGCGCAACTTATGGTGGCTGGCAGCCGTGGTTGGCACTGAATACCTGGGAGTGGGCTTGGGCGCCGCCGCCCTTACCGCTTTTATTGCCCGCAGTGCCAGCCGTAACTACCTGGCAACACAGCTGGCGCTGCTGACCGCCCTTACCGCGGTGCCGCGAGTGATCGCCAATGCTGGCACCGGCTATATGGTGGAATATATGGGTTGGCTGCATTTCTTTTTGTTCTGCGCCGCTATCGCGATTCCCGGCATGTTAATGCTGCCCAAGGTCGCGCCTTGGGCAGATAAAGCGAATTAA